From a region of the Butyrivibrio sp. AE3004 genome:
- a CDS encoding alpha/beta family hydrolase, with amino-acid sequence MSKKIAVLFPGIGYHCDKPLLYYSRKLAKQYDYRIKEIQYDFDGEILDVKNNKARMMEAIEEFTLQAKDQLSEISFEKYDNIVFVGKSIGTAIAARLASKKDLPVRQVVLTPVEDTLKNLPKEDVVVFHGLSDPWCENDIVEDAQKKIGFELHLIEDANHSLETGNALKDINILKEVIRRVDEYLSYSKITS; translated from the coding sequence ATGAGTAAGAAAATAGCAGTTCTTTTCCCGGGGATAGGGTATCATTGTGACAAGCCACTGCTTTATTATTCCAGGAAGCTGGCTAAGCAGTATGATTATCGGATAAAAGAAATACAATATGATTTTGACGGTGAAATACTTGATGTGAAGAATAATAAGGCTCGTATGATGGAAGCTATAGAGGAATTCACTCTACAGGCAAAAGATCAGCTCTCAGAGATTTCTTTTGAAAAATATGACAATATTGTTTTTGTCGGAAAGAGTATTGGAACAGCAATTGCTGCGCGGCTTGCAAGTAAAAAAGATTTACCGGTAAGGCAGGTAGTTCTCACACCGGTTGAAGATACTCTTAAGAATCTTCCTAAGGAGGATGTAGTAGTTTTTCATGGATTAAGTGATCCATGGTGTGAGAATGACATTGTAGAAGATGCGCAGAAAAAAATTGGATTTGAACTTCATCTTATCGAAGATGCGAATCATTCTCTTGAAACGGGAAATGCATTAAAGGATATAAATATTTTGAAGGAAGTGATAAGGAGAGTTGATGAGTATTTGTCTTATAGTAAGATAACTTCATAA
- a CDS encoding DUF4342 domain-containing protein, with translation MNITLEAIEKVMELTGVEYKAAKEALEKTEGNVDEAVKLIQPATKDIGEDIKNLMDNLKKTVEEGNVDRIQIKKDDEIVLSVPVNVGIIGGILGLAAAPWALIAGSVAAFGLGCKLVVVKKDGTTDEVK, from the coding sequence ATGAATATAACACTTGAGGCAATTGAAAAGGTAATGGAACTTACAGGAGTTGAGTACAAGGCTGCTAAGGAGGCCCTTGAGAAGACTGAGGGCAACGTTGATGAGGCAGTAAAGCTTATTCAGCCTGCTACAAAGGACATCGGTGAAGACATTAAGAACCTCATGGATAATCTTAAAAAGACCGTTGAGGAAGGAAATGTTGACAGAATCCAGATCAAGAAGGATGACGAGATTGTACTTAGTGTTCCTGTAAATGTAGGAATCATCGGTGGTATCCTCGGTCTTGCAGCAGCACCCTGGGCGCTTATTGCAGGATCTGTAGCAGCATTCGGTCTTGGATGCAAGCTTGTTGTTGTGAAGAAAGATGGTACAACAGACGAAGTTAAGTAA
- a CDS encoding shikimate kinase, producing the protein MKKDNIILIGMPTSGKSTMGVVLAKILGYNFVDADLVIQKREGKKLSEIIEEQGIERFIEIENRINSEIEEEKSVIATGGSVVYGKEAMEHYKNIGKIVYLKLDMEELTNRLHDAKQRGVVMKEGQTLSSLYDERSSLYEKYADITIDEKNHNLEEVVELTLEALGMN; encoded by the coding sequence ATGAAGAAAGATAATATTATACTTATTGGAATGCCGACTTCAGGTAAGAGCACCATGGGTGTTGTACTTGCAAAAATACTTGGATACAACTTCGTTGATGCAGATCTGGTGATACAAAAGCGGGAAGGGAAAAAGCTATCCGAAATCATCGAAGAACAGGGAATTGAGAGATTCATTGAGATTGAGAACAGAATTAATTCAGAGATTGAGGAAGAAAAGAGCGTCATTGCTACCGGGGGTAGTGTGGTTTACGGAAAAGAGGCAATGGAGCATTATAAGAATATCGGTAAGATTGTCTATCTTAAGCTTGATATGGAAGAACTGACAAACCGTCTCCATGATGCTAAGCAGCGAGGCGTAGTAATGAAAGAAGGCCAGACACTTTCATCTCTTTATGATGAGAGAAGCTCACTTTATGAAAAATATGCAGACATTACTATTGATGAAAAAAATCATAACCTTGAGGAAGTGGTAGAGCTTACCCTGGAAGCGCTTGGGATGAATTGA
- a CDS encoding Fur family transcriptional regulator codes for MDNVKIVEALKESGMRVTKQRMIVADVIADNDGASCKDICCIVRHKDSSIGVATVYRMIKALEDIGVIERIDMIKLR; via the coding sequence ATGGACAATGTGAAAATAGTCGAAGCTTTAAAAGAAAGCGGGATGAGAGTTACTAAACAGAGAATGATTGTCGCAGATGTTATTGCGGATAATGACGGAGCCAGCTGTAAAGATATCTGCTGTATTGTGCGTCATAAGGATTCCTCAATTGGTGTTGCCACTGTATACCGAATGATCAAAGCACTTGAGGATATCGGAGTTATAGAACGAATAGACATGATAAAGCTTAGATGA
- a CDS encoding GNAT family N-acetyltransferase, translated as MLTNSEIKEIAIRQSAEDIGCKAEDFLSGKNIVCRFRLGKNARRYYKEPIACNFVSYGNNVVAAATDEVADLVSEYIKKYEFYHLLETPNMHWLGERLAERGYKVCFMAEYYLPEVERIPDLECAYETRILGQEDFEGLYLPEWSNALCSDRKQLDVLGIGAYDNDRLIGFAACSADCDEMWQIGVDVLPDYRQKGIASALTSRLAKEILSRGKVPFYCSAWSNIRSAGNAVKSGFIPSWVEMTVKPARTVDEMN; from the coding sequence ATGCTTACAAATAGTGAGATTAAGGAAATTGCGATAAGACAATCTGCAGAAGATATCGGCTGTAAAGCGGAGGATTTTTTGTCCGGGAAAAATATCGTTTGTCGATTCCGTTTAGGGAAAAATGCCCGCAGGTATTATAAAGAGCCAATTGCCTGTAACTTTGTTTCTTATGGCAATAATGTGGTTGCTGCTGCAACGGATGAAGTGGCGGATTTGGTCTCGGAATATATCAAAAAATATGAGTTTTATCATCTTTTAGAGACTCCAAATATGCACTGGCTTGGAGAAAGACTCGCAGAACGTGGATATAAGGTATGTTTCATGGCGGAGTATTACCTTCCTGAAGTAGAAAGGATTCCTGATCTGGAATGTGCCTATGAAACAAGGATACTGGGGCAGGAGGATTTTGAGGGGTTATATCTTCCTGAGTGGAGTAACGCTCTATGCAGTGACCGTAAACAATTGGATGTTCTTGGAATCGGTGCTTATGACAACGACAGGCTGATTGGGTTTGCAGCATGTTCTGCAGACTGTGATGAGATGTGGCAGATAGGCGTCGATGTTCTTCCTGATTACAGGCAGAAGGGAATTGCATCCGCACTTACAAGCAGGCTTGCAAAAGAAATTCTTAGCAGAGGGAAGGTGCCTTTTTACTGTTCTGCATGGTCAAATATCAGATCAGCGGGAAATGCAGTTAAAAGCGGTTTTATTCCTTCATGGGTTGAAATGACGGTAAAACCTGCAAGAACAGTTGATGAGATGAATTAA
- a CDS encoding flavodoxin encodes MSKVKVVFWSGSGNTQAMADAVADGIRSAGGEAEVTTFDSLSPSDAANESVIAFGCPAMGAEVLEEGTVEPFMADYETKCNGKKVALFGSYGWGDGQWMRDWQDRLVSAGASIIGGEGVIANSAPDEDAISLCEDLGRQLAHA; translated from the coding sequence ATGAGTAAAGTTAAGGTTGTTTTTTGGAGCGGAAGCGGAAATACACAGGCGATGGCCGATGCTGTTGCGGATGGTATCAGAAGTGCAGGTGGTGAAGCTGAGGTAACTACATTTGATTCTCTCAGTCCATCAGATGCTGCAAATGAATCAGTAATCGCTTTTGGATGCCCTGCTATGGGTGCAGAAGTGCTTGAAGAGGGAACTGTAGAACCCTTCATGGCAGATTATGAAACAAAATGTAACGGAAAGAAAGTCGCATTGTTTGGTTCTTATGGTTGGGGAGATGGTCAATGGATGAGAGACTGGCAGGACAGACTCGTTAGTGCCGGCGCTTCTATAATCGGCGGTGAAGGAGTAATTGCAAATAGCGCTCCTGATGAGGATGCCATATCTTTGTGTGAAGATCTTGGAAGACAACTTGCACATGCATGA
- a CDS encoding alpha/beta hydrolase encodes MKKKKLLKVLGIVAGVIVVLAIGGSVAMGGYICDQILYQNRNNDTISNSVKQLEVYGYDLDGFYKKYTGEDISAEAEDGNIVPATYFDNGSDECVVLVHGAGGDRVAVYPQAEAYLDRGYDVIALDQRGSGVNPDPKVTFGIHEKRDVKALVKYARENLGNDKVIVHGQSMGGMTTALYASDVTPGDVDAADAVICDSPVPGMEAFLRLMFGDGPEGAYSGMSNYLIAVTKTYMKLFHGIDFADGDTVKVVQNDKLPTMIVVSDKDEVCLPEMVEEVYDNVGSDIKTEVHVDSAHIEGIIDDKDYYMEQVRAFLEPLGLY; translated from the coding sequence ATGAAGAAAAAGAAACTATTAAAGGTACTGGGTATCGTTGCGGGGGTGATAGTGGTCCTGGCAATAGGCGGATCTGTTGCTATGGGCGGATATATATGTGATCAGATTCTGTATCAGAACAGAAACAATGACACTATTTCTAATAGCGTTAAACAGCTTGAGGTCTATGGATATGATCTTGATGGTTTTTATAAAAAGTATACAGGAGAAGATATAAGCGCAGAAGCTGAAGACGGAAACATTGTGCCTGCAACATATTTTGACAACGGAAGTGATGAATGCGTAGTTCTTGTTCATGGAGCAGGCGGTGACCGCGTAGCTGTATACCCTCAAGCAGAAGCATATCTTGACAGAGGTTATGATGTTATAGCGCTTGACCAAAGGGGAAGCGGAGTTAATCCCGATCCCAAGGTTACATTTGGAATTCATGAAAAGCGTGATGTAAAGGCACTTGTTAAATATGCAAGAGAGAATCTTGGTAATGATAAAGTTATTGTGCATGGCCAGTCCATGGGCGGAATGACAACTGCATTATATGCATCAGATGTTACGCCCGGAGATGTTGATGCAGCAGATGCAGTAATCTGTGACAGCCCTGTTCCCGGAATGGAGGCATTTTTGAGACTAATGTTTGGAGATGGTCCGGAGGGGGCATATTCTGGAATGAGTAATTATCTCATTGCGGTAACTAAAACCTATATGAAGCTGTTTCACGGCATTGATTTTGCAGATGGTGACACAGTAAAAGTCGTTCAAAACGATAAACTTCCTACGATGATAGTTGTCTCCGATAAGGATGAGGTATGTCTTCCTGAGATGGTTGAGGAAGTATACGATAATGTTGGAAGCGATATCAAGACGGAGGTTCACGTTGATAGTGCTCACATAGAAGGCATAATCGATGATAAGGATTATTATATGGAGCAGGTACGTGCCTTCCTTGAGCCTTTGGGACTATACTGA
- a CDS encoding zinc-ribbon domain-containing protein has product MAKCVNCGRELEGNERFCPNCGSPIGNGNSSNDIAELTQAIKLLVFENRTQNEKIIKLLDNQNKMICELGKMVATISKYQIVNTIFKD; this is encoded by the coding sequence ATGGCGAAATGTGTAAATTGCGGAAGAGAATTAGAAGGTAATGAGAGATTTTGTCCCAATTGTGGAAGTCCCATAGGGAATGGTAACAGCTCGAATGATATCGCAGAATTGACACAAGCAATAAAGCTTCTTGTATTCGAGAACAGGACTCAAAACGAGAAGATCATTAAGCTATTGGATAATCAGAACAAGATGATCTGTGAACTTGGAAAAATGGTGGCAACCATTTCCAAGTACCAGATTGTAAATACCATATTCAAGGATTAA
- a CDS encoding DUF3793 family protein — MGDQMLIRLCSPTLAGLKTGNLFTVDIDDREKFNSEVREFNSRLSGKGIRMIPVKYSEGYVLIYLYRPAFLKRDLANEEACRILKEKGYSYRNADQCVAELAKHLAKDPSFPHEIGLFLGYPVADVRGFMKSPEEGVKYTGFWKVYGDKDAALKTFDKYKKCTEIYSKAHRNGISLEQLTVVS; from the coding sequence ATGGGGGATCAGATGCTAATCAGGTTATGTTCACCAACACTGGCCGGGTTAAAGACCGGGAATCTTTTTACCGTGGATATTGATGATCGTGAGAAGTTTAACAGTGAAGTCCGTGAGTTTAACAGCAGACTTTCAGGAAAAGGAATACGTATGATTCCTGTAAAGTATTCTGAGGGATATGTGCTTATTTATCTGTACAGACCGGCCTTTTTGAAAAGAGATCTTGCAAATGAGGAAGCATGTAGGATTTTGAAGGAAAAAGGATATTCCTACAGAAATGCTGATCAGTGTGTAGCTGAACTTGCAAAGCATTTGGCAAAGGATCCGTCTTTTCCTCACGAGATAGGCCTTTTTCTTGGTTATCCTGTCGCAGACGTAAGGGGATTCATGAAAAGCCCTGAGGAGGGCGTGAAGTATACGGGATTCTGGAAGGTTTACGGTGACAAGGATGCTGCACTTAAAACTTTTGATAAGTATAAAAAGTGTACGGAAATTTACAGCAAGGCCCATAGGAACGGAATATCACTGGAGCAGCTTACAGTTGTGAGCTAA